One Microbacterium sp. W4I20 DNA window includes the following coding sequences:
- a CDS encoding carbohydrate ABC transporter permease, which produces MTVDLATRPKAATPRGPRRRGAIARGHVGWAFVAPFAIVFFALLVTPLLYALYLSLFQKRLIGGTSFVLFDNYIKAFTDPNFLDGIQYVIVFSAVLIPLQMAVSLSVALILDAVVTRFARFSRLMIFLPYAIPAVIGALMWGFLYSKSFGPIAEIFGMFGAVGPDLLSRDLVFFGLLNIVTWQWAGYYMIIIYAALQGIDPTLYEAARIDGATGWQITLRIKIPLIAPALLLILVFALIGTLQFFNEPQILRYLASGAIPSDLTPNMYAYQQAFALANYNYGSAISFALGAVVFVCVYLFMFITRKRGSFLS; this is translated from the coding sequence ATGACTGTCGACCTCGCCACCCGTCCGAAGGCGGCGACCCCCCGCGGCCCTCGACGACGAGGCGCCATCGCCCGCGGTCACGTCGGCTGGGCGTTCGTCGCCCCCTTCGCGATCGTGTTCTTCGCCCTGCTCGTCACGCCACTGCTCTACGCGCTCTACCTCAGCCTCTTCCAGAAGCGCCTGATCGGCGGGACATCGTTCGTCCTGTTCGACAACTACATCAAGGCCTTCACCGACCCGAACTTCCTCGACGGCATCCAGTACGTCATCGTCTTCTCGGCCGTGCTGATCCCCCTGCAGATGGCGGTGTCGCTCTCGGTCGCCCTCATCCTCGACGCGGTCGTCACGCGCTTCGCCCGCTTCTCGCGGCTGATGATCTTCCTGCCGTATGCGATCCCCGCCGTGATCGGCGCGCTGATGTGGGGCTTCCTCTACAGCAAGAGCTTCGGGCCGATCGCCGAGATCTTCGGCATGTTCGGCGCCGTCGGCCCCGACCTCCTGAGCCGCGACCTGGTGTTCTTCGGCCTGCTGAACATCGTGACCTGGCAGTGGGCCGGCTACTACATGATCATCATCTACGCGGCGCTGCAGGGCATCGACCCGACGCTCTACGAGGCGGCCCGCATCGACGGTGCGACCGGCTGGCAGATCACGCTCCGCATCAAGATCCCGCTGATCGCCCCCGCGCTGCTGCTCATCCTGGTGTTCGCGCTGATAGGCACCCTGCAGTTCTTCAACGAGCCGCAGATCCTCCGATATCTGGCCTCCGGCGCGATCCCCTCCGACCTCACACCGAACATGTACGCCTATCAGCAGGCATTCGCGCTGGCGAACTACAACTACGGATCGGCGATCTCGTTCGCCCTCGGCGCCGTGGTGTTCGTGTGCGTCTACCTCTTCATGTTCATCACCCGAAAGCGCGGGAGCTTCCTCTCATGA
- a CDS encoding carbohydrate ABC transporter permease, with the protein MTTLTDSGRAARRRHLPLQVLLGFLVVYFLVPFWWVIVNSSKDAAGLFGGGSSLWFAEDIDYWGNLVDLFTYQNGIYVRWLLNSALYAFVGGIGATVLAVMAGYGFAKFRFRGRSFSFAVLLGSVMVPTTALVIPTFILFSQLGLTNTIWAVILPTLLNPFGVYLMNIYTREAVPDELLDAARVDGAGEVRTFLQVSVPLMRPAIVTVLLLSVVASWNNYFLPLAMLSDNRLFPVTVGIGMWQGIASANNAGGTSLWSVIILGSLVSVIPLVIAFLTLQKYWQGGLSIGSLK; encoded by the coding sequence ATGACGACACTCACCGACTCCGGTCGCGCCGCGCGCCGCCGTCATCTGCCGCTGCAGGTGCTCCTCGGCTTCCTGGTCGTCTACTTCCTGGTGCCCTTCTGGTGGGTCATCGTCAACAGCTCGAAGGATGCCGCCGGCCTCTTCGGCGGCGGGAGCTCGCTCTGGTTCGCCGAAGACATCGACTACTGGGGCAACCTGGTCGACCTGTTCACGTACCAGAACGGCATCTACGTGCGGTGGCTGCTGAACTCGGCGCTGTACGCGTTCGTCGGCGGCATCGGCGCCACGGTGCTCGCCGTGATGGCCGGCTACGGCTTCGCCAAGTTCCGCTTCCGCGGGCGCTCGTTCAGCTTCGCCGTGCTGCTCGGCTCGGTCATGGTTCCGACCACGGCTCTGGTCATCCCGACGTTCATCCTGTTCTCGCAGCTCGGACTCACCAACACGATCTGGGCCGTGATCCTGCCGACCCTGCTGAACCCGTTCGGCGTGTACCTGATGAACATCTACACGCGGGAGGCCGTGCCCGACGAGCTGCTCGACGCGGCACGGGTCGACGGCGCCGGCGAGGTGCGCACGTTCCTGCAGGTCTCGGTCCCGCTGATGCGTCCGGCCATCGTCACGGTGCTGTTGCTCTCGGTGGTCGCCTCCTGGAACAACTATTTCCTGCCGCTGGCGATGCTCTCGGACAACCGCCTCTTCCCCGTCACGGTCGGCATCGGCATGTGGCAGGGCATCGCCTCGGCGAACAATGCCGGCGGCACGTCGCTCTGGAGCGTCATCATCCTCGGGTCCCTCGTCTCCGTGATCCCTCTGGTGATCGCCTTCCTCACCCTCCAGAAGTACTGGCAGGGCGGCCTCTCCATCGGAAGTCTCAAGTAG
- a CDS encoding alpha-N-arabinofuranosidase: protein MFNARLAIDPHFTVGEVNRRLFGSFVEHLGRCVYGGIYEPGHPTSDADGFRGDVVELVKELGVSTIRYPGGNFISGYRWEDGIGPREERPRRLDLAWHSTETNEIGLDEFAAWAEGVGSELMYAVNLGTRGIESALDVLEYANIPSGTFWSEKRIANGKKEPYGIRMWCLGNEMDGPWQLGYATAHEYGRLAVKTARAMRMIDPDLELVACGSSSASMPTFGEWERTVLEETYDEVDFISCHAYYEPKDGDYASFLASAVDMDRFIEVVVATADHVKALRRSDKTLNISFDEWNVWYQSRFNDVEKITDASDWPVAPRLLEDSYSVVDAVVFGNLLISLIRHADRVTAASLAQLVNVIAPIMTEPGGISWRQTTFFPFALTSQLARGTALEVRLEAPTYASDAYGDVSLVDAVATHDEETGETAVFLVNRSLTDAVTVQIDVSRLGDVQVTSAQSLHDDDIHARNTLDDPERVGLQENTSARVEDGMISITLPAVSWTAVTAR from the coding sequence ATGTTCAACGCTCGTCTCGCCATCGACCCGCACTTCACGGTCGGCGAAGTCAACCGACGTCTCTTCGGCTCCTTCGTCGAGCACCTCGGCCGCTGTGTCTACGGAGGCATCTACGAACCGGGCCACCCCACTTCCGATGCCGACGGCTTCCGTGGCGATGTCGTCGAGCTCGTCAAGGAGCTCGGGGTGTCCACCATCCGCTACCCGGGAGGCAACTTCATCTCGGGGTACCGCTGGGAGGACGGCATCGGGCCGCGGGAGGAGCGGCCGCGAAGGCTCGACCTCGCCTGGCACTCGACCGAGACGAACGAGATCGGCCTCGACGAGTTCGCCGCCTGGGCCGAGGGCGTCGGCAGTGAGCTGATGTACGCGGTCAACCTGGGCACCCGCGGCATCGAGTCGGCGCTCGACGTGCTCGAGTACGCCAACATCCCGTCCGGCACGTTCTGGTCGGAGAAGCGCATCGCGAACGGCAAGAAGGAGCCCTACGGCATCCGCATGTGGTGCCTGGGCAACGAGATGGACGGGCCGTGGCAGCTCGGCTACGCCACCGCGCACGAGTACGGTCGCCTCGCGGTCAAGACCGCCCGGGCGATGCGCATGATCGACCCCGACCTGGAGCTCGTCGCGTGCGGCAGCTCGAGCGCCTCGATGCCGACCTTCGGCGAGTGGGAGCGCACCGTGCTGGAGGAGACCTACGACGAGGTCGACTTCATCTCGTGCCATGCGTACTACGAGCCCAAGGACGGCGACTATGCGAGCTTCCTCGCCTCGGCCGTCGACATGGATCGCTTCATCGAGGTCGTCGTGGCGACGGCCGACCATGTGAAGGCGCTGCGCCGCAGCGACAAGACGCTGAACATCTCGTTCGACGAGTGGAACGTCTGGTACCAGTCGCGCTTCAACGACGTGGAGAAGATCACGGATGCGAGCGACTGGCCGGTCGCACCGCGGCTGCTGGAGGACTCGTACTCGGTGGTCGACGCCGTGGTGTTCGGCAACCTGCTGATCTCGCTGATCCGGCACGCCGACCGCGTGACGGCGGCCAGCCTCGCGCAGCTCGTGAACGTGATCGCGCCGATCATGACCGAGCCCGGCGGCATCTCGTGGCGGCAGACGACGTTCTTCCCGTTCGCCCTGACCTCGCAGCTCGCGCGCGGCACCGCGCTGGAGGTGCGCCTCGAGGCGCCCACCTACGCGAGCGACGCCTACGGCGACGTGTCGCTCGTCGACGCCGTCGCGACGCACGACGAGGAGACCGGCGAGACGGCCGTCTTCCTCGTCAACCGCAGCCTGACCGACGCGGTGACGGTGCAGATCGATGTCAGCCGGCTCGGCGATGTGCAGGTCACCTCGGCGCAGTCCCTGCACGACGACGACATCCACGCGCGCAACACGCTCGACGACCCGGAGCGCGTCGGCCTGCAGGAGAACACCTCGGCGCGCGTCGAGGACGGGATGATCTCGATCACCCTGCCCGCCGTGTCGTGGACCGCGGTGACCGCGCGATGA